Proteins from a genomic interval of Nocardioidaceae bacterium:
- a CDS encoding ATP-dependent Clp protease ATP-binding subunit, producing the protein MFERFTDRARRVVVLAQEEARMLSHNYIGTEHILLGLIHEGEGVAAKALESLGISLEAVRAQVEEIIGQGQQAPSGHIPFTPRAKKVLELSLREALQLGHNYIGTEHILLGLIREGEGVAAQVLVKLGADLNSVRQQVIQLLSGFQGKETAATGASSREEGTPSSSLVLDQFGRNLTQAAREGKLDPVIGRSTEIERVMQVLSRRTKNNPVLIGEPGVGKTTVVEGLAQDIVKGEVPETLKDKHIYTLDLGALVAGSRYRGDFEERLKKVLKEIKSRGDIVLFIDEIHTLVGAGAAEGAIDAASILKPMLARGELQTIGATTLDEYRKHLEKDAALERRFQPIQVNEPSIAHTIEMLKGLRDRYEAHHRVTITDEALVSAATLADRYISDRFLPDKAIDLIDEAGSRLRIRRMTAPPDLREFDDKIAEVRKEKEAAIDGQDFEAAASLRDREKQLILAKAEREKQWKAGDMDVVAEVDEELIAEVLAIATGIPIVKLSEEESTRLLKMEDELHKRVIGQDEAVRALSRAIRRTRAGLKDPKRPGGSFIFAGPSGVGKTWLSKTLAEFLFGDEDSLIQLDMSEFSEKHTVSRLFGSPPGYVGYEEGGQLTEKVRRKPFSVVLFDEVEKAHPDIFNSLLQILEEGRLTDSQGRLVDFKNTVIIMTTNLGTRDIAKGVSLGFNQSGDAEGSYDRMKAKVSEELKVHFRPEFLNRVDEIIVFPPLSREQIVTMVDNMIAAVEERLKDRDMSIELTQPAKDLLAARGFDPVLGARPLRRTVQREIEDVLAEKMLFGEVGPGQIVLVDVEGEGPEATFTFAGNAKSEVPDVAPVEIAGTAGGEGSSEEA; encoded by the coding sequence ATGTTCGAGCGGTTCACCGATCGTGCACGCCGGGTGGTCGTGCTGGCCCAGGAAGAGGCCCGCATGCTCTCCCACAACTACATCGGGACCGAGCACATCCTGCTCGGTCTCATCCACGAGGGCGAGGGCGTCGCCGCCAAGGCCCTGGAGAGCCTCGGCATCTCGCTCGAGGCCGTGCGCGCGCAGGTCGAGGAGATCATCGGCCAGGGCCAGCAGGCCCCCAGCGGGCACATCCCCTTCACCCCCCGCGCCAAGAAGGTGCTGGAGCTGAGCCTGCGCGAGGCGCTGCAGCTCGGCCACAACTACATCGGCACCGAGCACATCCTGCTCGGCCTGATCCGCGAGGGCGAGGGCGTCGCCGCCCAGGTGCTCGTGAAGCTGGGCGCCGACCTGAACTCCGTGCGCCAGCAGGTCATCCAGCTGCTGAGCGGATTCCAGGGCAAGGAGACCGCCGCGACCGGCGCGTCCTCCCGCGAGGAGGGCACCCCGTCGAGCTCGCTGGTGCTCGACCAGTTCGGTCGCAACCTCACCCAGGCCGCACGCGAGGGCAAGCTCGACCCCGTCATCGGACGCTCGACGGAGATCGAGCGCGTGATGCAGGTGCTGAGCCGGCGCACGAAGAACAACCCCGTCCTCATCGGCGAGCCGGGCGTCGGCAAGACGACCGTCGTCGAGGGCCTGGCCCAGGACATCGTCAAGGGCGAGGTCCCCGAGACGCTGAAGGACAAGCACATCTACACCCTCGACCTGGGTGCGCTGGTCGCGGGCTCGCGCTACCGCGGTGACTTCGAGGAGCGCCTGAAGAAGGTGCTCAAGGAGATCAAGAGCCGCGGCGACATCGTGCTGTTCATCGACGAGATCCACACGCTCGTCGGCGCCGGTGCGGCGGAGGGCGCCATCGACGCGGCCTCGATCCTGAAGCCCATGCTGGCCCGCGGTGAGCTGCAGACCATCGGCGCCACCACGCTGGACGAGTACCGCAAGCACCTGGAGAAGGACGCCGCGCTCGAGCGCCGCTTCCAGCCGATCCAGGTCAACGAGCCCTCGATCGCCCACACGATCGAGATGCTCAAGGGCCTGCGGGACCGCTACGAGGCGCACCACCGCGTGACGATCACCGACGAGGCCCTCGTGAGCGCCGCGACGCTCGCCGACCGCTACATCTCCGACAGGTTCCTGCCCGACAAGGCGATCGACCTGATCGACGAGGCCGGTTCCCGCCTGCGCATCCGCCGCATGACGGCTCCGCCGGACCTGCGCGAGTTCGACGACAAGATCGCCGAGGTGCGCAAGGAGAAGGAGGCCGCGATCGACGGTCAGGACTTCGAGGCCGCCGCCTCGCTGCGTGACCGCGAGAAGCAGCTGATCCTGGCCAAGGCCGAGCGCGAGAAGCAGTGGAAGGCCGGCGACATGGACGTCGTCGCCGAGGTCGACGAGGAGCTGATCGCCGAGGTGCTGGCGATCGCCACGGGCATCCCGATCGTGAAGCTGAGCGAGGAGGAGTCCACCCGTCTGCTCAAGATGGAGGACGAGCTCCACAAGCGCGTCATCGGTCAGGACGAGGCCGTGCGTGCCCTGTCGCGGGCGATCCGGCGTACGCGTGCGGGTCTGAAGGACCCCAAGCGCCCCGGTGGGTCGTTCATCTTCGCCGGGCCCTCGGGTGTCGGCAAGACGTGGTTGTCCAAGACGCTCGCCGAATTCCTCTTCGGCGACGAGGACTCGCTGATCCAGCTCGACATGAGCGAATTCTCCGAGAAGCACACGGTGTCGCGACTCTTCGGTTCGCCCCCCGGCTACGTCGGTTACGAAGAGGGCGGTCAGCTCACCGAGAAGGTGCGGCGCAAGCCGTTCTCCGTCGTCCTCTTCGACGAGGTGGAGAAAGCGCACCCCGACATCTTCAACTCGCTGCTGCAGATCCTGGAGGAAGGTCGCCTGACCGACTCCCAGGGCCGGTTGGTGGACTTCAAGAACACCGTCATCATCATGACCACCAACCTCGGCACGCGTGACATCGCCAAGGGCGTGAGCCTGGGCTTCAACCAGTCCGGTGACGCCGAGGGGTCCTACGACCGCATGAAGGCGAAGGTCTCCGAGGAGCTGAAGGTGCACTTCCGGCCCGAGTTCCTGAACCGCGTCGACGAGATCATCGTGTTCCCGCCGCTGAGCCGGGAGCAGATCGTCACCATGGTCGACAACATGATCGCTGCGGTCGAGGAGCGGCTGAAGGACCGCGACATGTCGATCGAGCTCACGCAGCCGGCCAAGGATCTGCTCGCGGCC
- a CDS encoding Lsr2 family protein, translating into MAQKVNIVLVDDLDQSEADETVKFGLDGTDYEMDLTTEHAEELREKLAPYVAHARKAEGGRRRSARSSSTAASSGPSAKEIREWARENGWEVPERGRVAADVREAYDAAH; encoded by the coding sequence ATGGCACAGAAGGTGAACATCGTCCTGGTCGACGACCTCGACCAGTCCGAGGCCGATGAGACCGTGAAGTTCGGTCTCGACGGCACCGACTACGAGATGGACCTGACCACCGAGCACGCCGAGGAGCTCCGCGAGAAGCTCGCGCCGTACGTGGCGCACGCCCGCAAGGCCGAGGGCGGACGGCGCCGTTCCGCGCGCTCGTCCTCCACCGCGGCGAGCTCCGGCCCCAGTGCCAAGGAGATCCGTGAGTGGGCGCGGGAGAACGGCTGGGAGGTCCCGGAGCGCGGCCGGGTCGCCGCCGACGTGCGCGAGGCGTACGACGCGGCTCACTGA
- the lysS gene encoding lysine--tRNA ligase, whose protein sequence is MTDAPEPTDAAADGPSEEAVAAAREISEQQQVRRDKRERLLESGVDPYPAEIARTHTLADLRATYDGPDGPALDPDTRTGQTVSVVGRVVHLRNTGKLCFVRLREGAGAELQAMLSLAEVGEERLAAFKSDVDLGDLLAVTGEVITSRRGELSVAATEWTLAAKTLRPLPNEHRPLSDEARIRLRYVDMMLRPEPREMVRTKATVLRSLRETLHGEDYVEVETPILQLTNGGAAARPFRTHLNALDQPMLLRIALELDLKRAMIGGVEKVYEIGRTFRNEGLDSTHAAEFSMLEAYQAYGDQFTMMELTRQLVLDAARAVGRTVVPGRDGSEIDLEQPWRRAAIHDLVSEALNEEVTAQTPVEVLRRHADARDVELQPSWGAAEVLVELYEQLCEDDLIQPTFVMDYPAEVKPLAKSHREKVGINEAWDLIINGVELAPAYTELNDPVVQRERLEAQALLAAAGDPEAMEVDEVFLRAMEHGMPPAGGMGLGVDRLVMLLTGAGIRETILFPLLRPE, encoded by the coding sequence GTGACCGACGCACCCGAGCCGACAGACGCCGCCGCCGACGGGCCCTCCGAGGAGGCCGTCGCCGCCGCGCGTGAGATCTCCGAGCAGCAGCAGGTGCGCCGCGACAAGCGCGAGCGCCTGCTCGAGTCCGGGGTCGACCCGTACCCGGCCGAGATCGCCCGCACCCACACGCTGGCGGACCTGCGTGCCACCTACGACGGCCCGGACGGTCCCGCGCTGGACCCCGACACCCGCACGGGGCAGACCGTGAGCGTCGTCGGCCGGGTCGTGCACCTGCGCAACACGGGCAAGCTCTGCTTCGTGCGTCTGCGCGAGGGCGCGGGGGCGGAGCTGCAGGCGATGCTGTCGCTGGCCGAGGTCGGCGAGGAGCGGCTCGCGGCCTTCAAGAGCGACGTCGACCTCGGTGACCTGCTCGCGGTGACCGGTGAGGTCATCACCTCGCGCCGCGGTGAGCTGTCGGTCGCCGCCACCGAGTGGACCCTGGCGGCGAAGACCCTGAGGCCGCTGCCGAACGAGCACCGACCGCTCTCGGACGAGGCCCGCATCCGGCTGCGCTACGTCGACATGATGCTGCGTCCCGAGCCGAGGGAGATGGTGCGGACGAAGGCGACCGTGCTGCGCAGCCTGCGCGAGACCCTGCACGGGGAGGACTACGTCGAGGTCGAGACGCCGATCCTCCAGCTCACCAACGGCGGCGCGGCGGCGCGGCCCTTCCGTACGCACCTCAACGCACTCGACCAGCCGATGCTGCTGCGCATCGCGCTCGAGCTGGACCTCAAGCGCGCCATGATCGGCGGCGTCGAGAAGGTGTACGAGATCGGTCGCACCTTCCGCAACGAGGGCCTGGACTCCACGCACGCGGCGGAGTTCTCGATGCTCGAGGCCTACCAGGCCTACGGCGACCAGTTCACGATGATGGAGCTGACCCGGCAGCTGGTGCTCGACGCTGCCCGTGCAGTGGGCCGCACGGTCGTGCCGGGCCGCGACGGCTCCGAGATCGACCTGGAGCAGCCGTGGCGACGGGCCGCGATCCACGATCTCGTCTCCGAGGCACTGAACGAGGAGGTCACGGCGCAGACACCGGTCGAGGTGCTGCGTCGCCACGCCGATGCCCGCGACGTCGAGCTGCAGCCCTCCTGGGGTGCCGCCGAGGTGCTGGTGGAGCTGTACGAGCAGCTGTGCGAGGACGACCTGATCCAGCCGACGTTCGTCATGGACTACCCCGCCGAGGTCAAGCCGCTGGCGAAGTCGCACCGCGAGAAGGTCGGCATCAACGAGGCGTGGGACCTGATCATCAACGGCGTGGAGCTGGCCCCGGCCTACACCGAGCTCAACGACCCGGTGGTGCAGCGGGAACGCCTGGAGGCGCAGGCGCTGCTGGCCGCGGCGGGCGACCCCGAGGCGATGGAGGTCGACGAGGTGTTCCTGCGCGCGATGGAGCACGGCATGCCGCCCGCGGGTGGCATGGGTCTGGGGGTGGACCGGCTCGTCATGCTGCTCACCGGAGCCGGCATCAGGGAGACGATCCTTTTCCCGCTGTTGCGCCCGGAATGA
- the nadC gene encoding carboxylating nicotinate-nucleotide diphosphorylase, producing MSSAPRELARSPLGDVPPGLVAELEGMGLDAAEVHAVVGRAYAEDCPTEDVTSWPTLPLGDAAGDLVARADGVVAGLAVAELAFRYALGPAVTVERGARDGDRVRRGQVLLTATGDVGLLLTAERTALNLLCHLSGVATATAAWEEAMAGTGCRVRDTRKTTPGLRHLEKYAVRAGGGLNHRTSLSDQGLVKDNHVLACGGVVPAYEAVVTAHPGLPVQVEVTTLEQLEELLEVGAPDILLDNMSLEQMTEAVTRTDGRARLEASGGLTLERAVAVARTGVDTIAVGALTHSAPVLDVAMDLRPGS from the coding sequence ATGAGCAGCGCGCCGCGGGAGCTCGCGAGGTCGCCGCTCGGCGACGTGCCCCCCGGGCTGGTCGCCGAGCTCGAGGGAATGGGACTCGACGCCGCCGAGGTGCACGCGGTGGTCGGCAGGGCGTACGCCGAGGACTGTCCGACCGAGGACGTCACCTCCTGGCCGACGCTGCCGCTGGGCGACGCCGCCGGCGACCTCGTGGCCCGGGCCGACGGTGTCGTCGCGGGTCTGGCCGTGGCCGAGCTCGCCTTCCGGTACGCGCTCGGCCCCGCCGTGACGGTCGAGCGTGGCGCCCGCGACGGCGACCGCGTACGCCGCGGGCAGGTGTTGCTGACCGCCACCGGCGACGTCGGCCTGCTGCTGACCGCCGAGCGCACCGCGCTGAACCTGCTGTGCCACCTCTCCGGGGTCGCGACCGCGACCGCGGCGTGGGAGGAGGCCATGGCCGGCACCGGGTGCCGGGTGCGTGACACCCGCAAGACCACGCCGGGGCTGCGGCACCTGGAGAAGTACGCCGTCCGCGCCGGTGGCGGTCTCAACCACCGCACGTCGCTCTCGGACCAGGGACTGGTCAAGGACAACCACGTGCTCGCCTGCGGCGGCGTCGTGCCGGCGTACGAGGCCGTGGTGACCGCCCACCCCGGGCTGCCGGTGCAGGTGGAGGTGACCACGCTGGAACAGCTCGAGGAGCTGCTCGAGGTCGGGGCCCCCGACATCCTGCTCGACAACATGTCGCTGGAGCAGATGACCGAGGCCGTCACGCGTACGGACGGTCGAGCTCGACTCGAGGCCTCGGGCGGGCTGACGCTCGAGCGGGCCGTCGCCGTCGCGCGGACCGGTGTGGACACCATCGCCGTGGGCGCGCTCACGCACTCGGCACCGGTGTTGGACGTCGCGATGGACCTGCGCCCGGGGAGCTGA
- a CDS encoding L-aspartate oxidase, translating into MSPPRRLLAPEPGWTSFTDVVVVGSGVAGLTAALRIDALLARTAGPDGVRPSVTVVTKDDLSAGSTTWAQGGIAAALGPGDSPQEHLDDTLEAGAGLCDVAAVRALVTEGPDRVRELVALGTRFDQSPVGELLLTREGGHHRDRIAHAGGDATGREIQRALVAAVRAAPTIEVVEHALAVDLLLADGSGGVPAVAGVTLHVMGEGQRDGVGALHCRAVVLASGGLGQLFAATTNPPVATGDGTALAYRAGATIRDLEFVQFHPTVMWLGEDSRGQQPLISEAVRGEGAVLLDHEGRRVTEGVHPMGDLAPRDVVAKAINRRMRETGQPHVWLDATAFGARRWEERFPTILTSARSHGVDPVTDLIPVVPACHYASGGVATDLDGQTDVPGLFACGEVACSGVHGANRLASNSLLEGLVFGHRIASRLAADLPPRRTPGPDPRVAGLAHRDRLGEVQQTMTAYAGVLRSAAGLHRARADLAAMWDSGDAAPGTRHWETSNLVTVGQLLVDAALRREETRGSHWREDFPEADDASWCCHVDARAGADGPQQSLSPLGPTDEEVR; encoded by the coding sequence GTGTCCCCTCCCCGTCGGCTGCTCGCGCCCGAGCCCGGCTGGACCTCCTTCACCGACGTCGTCGTCGTCGGGTCCGGCGTCGCCGGGCTCACGGCCGCGCTGCGCATCGACGCCCTGCTGGCCCGGACGGCCGGCCCGGACGGCGTACGCCCCTCGGTCACGGTCGTGACCAAGGACGACCTCTCGGCGGGGTCGACGACGTGGGCGCAGGGCGGCATCGCCGCGGCGCTGGGCCCCGGGGACAGTCCTCAGGAGCACCTGGACGACACGCTCGAGGCCGGCGCGGGGCTGTGCGACGTGGCGGCCGTCCGCGCCCTGGTCACCGAGGGTCCGGACCGGGTCCGTGAGCTCGTGGCGCTGGGCACCCGCTTCGACCAGTCGCCGGTCGGCGAGCTGCTGCTGACCCGGGAGGGTGGGCACCACCGCGACCGCATCGCCCACGCCGGCGGCGACGCGACGGGCCGCGAGATCCAGCGAGCACTCGTCGCGGCGGTGCGGGCGGCCCCGACCATCGAGGTCGTCGAGCACGCGCTCGCCGTCGACCTGCTGCTCGCCGACGGCTCGGGCGGCGTGCCGGCGGTGGCCGGCGTGACCCTGCACGTGATGGGTGAGGGGCAGCGCGACGGTGTCGGCGCCCTGCACTGTCGTGCCGTCGTGCTCGCCTCGGGGGGTCTCGGCCAGCTGTTCGCCGCGACGACGAACCCGCCGGTCGCCACCGGCGACGGCACCGCGTTGGCCTACCGGGCGGGCGCGACGATCCGAGACCTGGAGTTCGTGCAGTTCCACCCCACCGTCATGTGGCTCGGCGAGGACTCCCGCGGTCAGCAGCCCCTGATCTCGGAGGCCGTGCGTGGCGAGGGCGCGGTGCTGCTGGACCACGAGGGTCGCCGGGTCACCGAGGGTGTCCACCCGATGGGCGACCTGGCACCCCGCGACGTCGTGGCGAAGGCGATCAACCGGCGCATGCGGGAGACGGGGCAGCCCCACGTCTGGCTCGACGCGACCGCGTTCGGGGCACGGCGTTGGGAGGAGCGGTTCCCGACCATCCTGACCTCGGCGCGGTCCCACGGTGTCGACCCGGTGACCGACCTGATCCCGGTGGTGCCGGCCTGCCACTACGCCTCGGGCGGGGTCGCCACCGACCTCGACGGTCAGACCGACGTGCCGGGTCTCTTCGCGTGCGGCGAGGTCGCCTGCTCCGGCGTGCACGGCGCGAACCGGCTGGCGTCGAACTCGCTGCTCGAGGGGCTGGTCTTCGGCCACCGCATCGCCTCGCGCCTGGCCGCGGACCTGCCGCCGCGGCGTACGCCCGGGCCTGACCCGAGGGTGGCGGGTCTGGCGCACCGCGACCGCCTCGGCGAGGTGCAGCAGACCATGACCGCGTACGCCGGAGTGCTGCGCTCGGCCGCCGGCCTGCACCGGGCTCGGGCGGACCTCGCGGCGATGTGGGACTCCGGTGACGCCGCCCCCGGCACGCGTCACTGGGAGACCTCGAACCTGGTGACCGTCGGCCAGCTGCTGGTGGACGCGGCGCTCCGGCGCGAGGAGACCCGGGGCTCGCACTGGCGCGAGGACTTCCCGGAGGCCGACGACGCGTCCTGGTGCTGCCACGTCGACGCCCGGGCGGGCGCGGACGGTCCGCAGCAGAGTCTGAGCCCGCTGGGGCCCACCGACGAGGAGGTCCGATGA
- a CDS encoding aspartate 1-decarboxylase, translating to MLRTLMNGKIHRATVTQADLHYVGSVTVDEDLLDAADILPGELVHIVDITNGARLETYTIAGDRGSGVLGINGAAAHLVHPGDLVILIAYAQLEDAEARTHTPHVVFVDADNRIVDVGEDAAHAVEGSGLARGDSLVTGAAADLDAEQRATVLAAGSR from the coding sequence GTGCTTCGCACCCTGATGAACGGCAAGATCCACCGAGCCACCGTCACCCAGGCAGACCTGCACTACGTCGGCTCGGTGACGGTCGACGAGGACCTGCTCGACGCAGCCGACATCCTGCCGGGCGAGCTGGTGCACATCGTCGACATCACCAACGGCGCCAGGCTGGAGACGTACACGATCGCGGGCGACCGCGGCTCCGGCGTGCTCGGCATCAACGGGGCCGCGGCCCACCTGGTGCACCCGGGTGACCTCGTCATCCTCATCGCCTACGCCCAGCTCGAGGACGCCGAGGCGCGTACGCACACCCCGCACGTCGTCTTCGTCGATGCCGACAACCGCATCGTCGACGTCGGCGAGGACGCGGCGCACGCCGTCGAGGGCTCCGGTCTGGCCCGCGGGGACTCGCTCGTCACGGGCGCGGCGGCCGACCTGGACGCCGAGCAGCGCGCCACCGTGCTCGCCGCGGGCAGCCGCTAG
- the panC gene encoding pantoate--beta-alanine ligase has product MSADVLRRPGVATTREELAQTVATARAGGATVALVPTMGALHEGHLALVDAARDRVGEHGFVVVSVFVNPLQFGPGEDLDAYPRTLEADVDACAEHGVDLVWTPSEQDVYPDPAAGIAVEPGPLGAELEGAVRPTHFRGVLTVVATLLGVVGPDVLVMGEKDYQQLVLVRSMVRNLALDVEVVGVATDREHDGLARSSRNRYLDGAQRDLAAALPRALAAGAAAAERGGAAVVAEAHEALDVAGVSVDYVALRTPDLRADAGHDAAGGEARLLVAARVGATRLIDNRVVQLPAAPAPTSGARPTRDQPQDQENPCFAP; this is encoded by the coding sequence ATGAGCGCCGACGTGCTCCGCCGTCCCGGCGTCGCCACGACACGGGAGGAGCTGGCGCAGACCGTCGCCACCGCCCGGGCCGGGGGCGCCACGGTGGCGCTGGTCCCGACGATGGGAGCCCTCCACGAGGGACATCTGGCGTTGGTCGACGCCGCCCGCGACCGCGTGGGCGAGCACGGCTTCGTCGTCGTGTCCGTGTTCGTCAACCCGCTGCAGTTCGGTCCCGGAGAGGACCTCGACGCCTACCCGCGCACCCTCGAGGCGGATGTCGACGCGTGTGCGGAGCATGGCGTGGACCTGGTCTGGACGCCTTCCGAGCAGGACGTCTACCCCGACCCTGCAGCCGGCATCGCGGTGGAGCCCGGCCCGCTCGGCGCCGAGCTCGAGGGCGCCGTCCGGCCCACCCACTTCCGCGGTGTGCTCACCGTGGTCGCCACCCTGCTGGGCGTCGTCGGTCCGGACGTGCTCGTCATGGGCGAGAAGGACTACCAGCAGCTCGTGCTCGTCCGCAGCATGGTGCGGAACCTGGCCCTGGACGTCGAGGTGGTCGGGGTGGCCACCGACCGCGAGCACGACGGCCTCGCGAGGTCCTCGCGCAACCGCTACCTCGACGGGGCCCAGCGCGACCTCGCCGCCGCGTTGCCGCGGGCCCTCGCCGCCGGCGCCGCTGCGGCGGAGCGTGGCGGTGCCGCGGTCGTCGCGGAGGCGCACGAGGCCCTCGACGTGGCGGGAGTGTCCGTCGACTACGTGGCGCTGCGTACGCCCGACCTGCGCGCCGACGCCGGCCACGACGCCGCCGGGGGCGAGGCGCGGCTGCTCGTCGCTGCGCGGGTGGGCGCCACCCGTCTCATCGACAACCGTGTCGTGCAGCTGCCCGCGGCGCCGGCGCCGACGTCCGGCGCGCGCCCCACCCGAGACCAGCCACAGGACCAGGAGAACCCGTGCTTCGCACCCTGA
- a CDS encoding DUF2520 domain-containing protein, which yields MRHAGGQLRLGVVGAGRVGAVLAAAWRQAGAEVVAVSGESDASRHRAATLLPGVPVVKPSAVARACDVLVLAVPDDMLGNVARQLAGAGALTREPGEAQPTVVHLSGRHGLGVLDPAAEVGAARLALHPAMTFTGTVRDLSRLPRCAYAMTSDGPETAALGTRLVSAVDGSVVEVVEEHRALYHAALAHGANHLVTLVAQAREMLAAAGADDPSATLRPLLEAALGNALEVGDSALTGPIVRGDVETVRAHVLDLLAHQPLAVPSYVALARDTASRATLDGRLVPVRAAAVERVLALAEDGRTDLLRLGAALKSAEQGS from the coding sequence ATGAGGCACGCCGGAGGGCAGCTGCGCCTCGGCGTCGTGGGCGCCGGACGCGTCGGCGCGGTGCTGGCGGCGGCTTGGCGGCAGGCGGGCGCCGAGGTGGTGGCGGTCTCCGGCGAGTCCGACGCCTCACGGCACAGGGCCGCGACGCTGCTGCCCGGAGTGCCGGTGGTGAAGCCGAGCGCGGTCGCGCGGGCCTGCGACGTGCTGGTGCTGGCGGTGCCCGACGACATGCTCGGCAACGTCGCGCGCCAGCTCGCCGGTGCCGGGGCGCTGACGCGGGAGCCGGGGGAGGCGCAGCCGACGGTGGTGCACCTGTCGGGTCGACACGGCCTGGGGGTGCTCGACCCGGCGGCGGAGGTCGGCGCGGCACGTCTCGCGCTGCACCCCGCCATGACGTTCACGGGCACCGTGCGCGACCTGTCGCGACTGCCGCGATGCGCGTACGCCATGACCTCGGACGGCCCGGAGACCGCAGCCCTGGGGACACGTCTGGTCTCGGCGGTCGACGGCTCGGTCGTCGAGGTCGTCGAGGAGCACCGCGCGCTCTACCACGCGGCGCTCGCCCACGGCGCGAACCACCTGGTCACCCTGGTGGCCCAGGCGAGGGAGATGCTGGCGGCCGCGGGGGCCGACGACCCGTCCGCGACACTGCGGCCCCTGCTCGAGGCCGCCCTCGGCAACGCGCTGGAGGTCGGGGACTCCGCGCTGACCGGCCCGATCGTGCGCGGTGACGTCGAGACCGTCCGCGCCCACGTGCTCGACCTGCTCGCGCACCAGCCGCTCGCGGTGCCGTCCTACGTCGCGCTCGCCCGCGACACGGCGTCGCGTGCCACCCTCGACGGGCGGCTGGTCCCGGTGCGCGCCGCCGCCGTCGAGCGCGTGCTGGCCCTCGCCGAGGACGGCCGTACGGACCTGCTGCGCCTCGGCGCCGCCCTCAAGTCCGCGGAGCAGGGCTCATGA
- a CDS encoding PH domain-containing protein: protein MRSDRIPWETPHRRLSPGTPLARGLIFVLFGLGLAQDELLRGEVGLVAGLVLGLIAAGLAYGAVGWWLTKWWLTPYELRIDAGVLRRTSRRIRIDRIQEIDLVKPLGARLLGLSEVRLDVAGSQDSDSLAFLGGADAAELKEALLARRELAPTGTPTHQGVEVTPGAVVPHPHGSDGPRPAEVELARVPLTRQIAVQAASHAAIGLLVLTPVWAWAAGGPDGRRLLAAVTVPLIGALALVVMRDLSENWGFVLTEDHLGLHVRRGLVNVSHQTIATHRLQGLKITEPLLWRAAGWARLDVATAGALGVGAAGPDASTVLSVGGRDEVYALASRLLARDVEAISMSAPPVRAHLLSPLVARTFGFSVDEALVASRAGWWVRRTQVVPHGRVQSVRMTQGPLQRRLALATVRVDSPEGPVRVTARHRPVAQARTLLDAEVAASRTARLDALPRG, encoded by the coding sequence ATGCGCTCGGACCGGATCCCGTGGGAGACCCCCCACCGTCGCCTCTCGCCCGGCACCCCGCTGGCGCGCGGGTTGATCTTCGTGCTCTTCGGCCTGGGCCTGGCGCAGGACGAGCTGCTGCGCGGCGAGGTCGGCCTGGTCGCAGGTCTGGTGCTGGGACTGATCGCCGCGGGGCTGGCTTACGGGGCCGTGGGCTGGTGGCTGACGAAGTGGTGGCTGACGCCGTACGAGCTGCGCATCGATGCGGGTGTCCTGCGTCGCACCTCCCGCCGCATCCGGATCGACCGCATCCAGGAGATCGACCTGGTCAAGCCCCTGGGGGCGCGCCTGCTCGGCCTGTCCGAGGTCAGGCTGGACGTGGCGGGCTCCCAGGACAGCGACTCGCTCGCGTTCCTCGGCGGCGCCGACGCCGCGGAGCTCAAGGAGGCTCTGCTCGCCCGCCGGGAGCTGGCGCCGACAGGCACCCCGACCCATCAGGGCGTCGAGGTCACGCCCGGGGCCGTCGTGCCGCACCCGCACGGGTCGGACGGACCGCGCCCGGCTGAGGTCGAGCTGGCCCGGGTCCCGCTCACCCGCCAGATCGCCGTGCAGGCCGCCTCCCACGCCGCGATCGGACTGCTCGTGCTCACGCCGGTGTGGGCCTGGGCCGCGGGCGGGCCCGACGGTCGTCGACTGCTCGCCGCGGTGACCGTGCCCCTCATCGGTGCCCTCGCGCTGGTCGTGATGCGCGACCTCTCCGAGAACTGGGGCTTCGTGCTGACCGAGGACCACCTGGGGCTGCACGTGCGCCGCGGCCTCGTCAACGTCTCCCACCAGACCATCGCCACCCACCGTCTGCAGGGGTTGAAGATTACCGAGCCGCTGCTGTGGCGTGCCGCGGGATGGGCGCGGCTCGACGTCGCCACGGCCGGGGCGCTCGGCGTCGGCGCCGCCGGGCCGGACGCCTCCACCGTGCTGTCGGTGGGCGGCCGCGACGAGGTGTACGCGCTCGCCTCCCGCCTGCTCGCGCGCGACGTCGAGGCGATCTCGATGTCTGCGCCTCCCGTCCGCGCCCACCTGCTGAGCCCGCTGGTCGCGCGGACGTTCGGCTTCTCCGTGGACGAGGCCCTGGTCGCGTCCCGTGCCGGGTGGTGGGTCAGGCGCACCCAGGTCGTGCCGCACGGCCGCGTCCAGTCCGTCCGCATGACGCAGGGCCCACTGCAGCGCCGGCTCGCCCTCGCCACCGTGCGCGTGGACTCCCCGGAGGGGCCCGTCCGCGTCACCGCGCGCCACCGTCCCGTCGCCCAGGCGAGGACCCTGTTGGACGCGGAGGTGGCGGCCTCGCGCACGGCCAGGCTCGACGCACTGCCGCGCGGGTGA